From one Mobula hypostoma chromosome 28, sMobHyp1.1, whole genome shotgun sequence genomic stretch:
- the LOC134338758 gene encoding probable G-protein coupled receptor 139 yields the protein MNDVFGNWNGPALMVSCGDGGSRASVNVLTIVVLSRGRCGLSTSVTHYLVSMAAADLMVVVLDLVLKQIPMAYREQFSFLLAVHVCNIHAVLLYAATDCSVWFTVAFTFDRFVHICCQKLRTKYCSGRTAAVTLGSVIMLSCLKNIFWYFMFTGEYHLYYHPWFCRERDGVLRSPVWAVIECFHFLLTPGVPFCLILLLNVFTTRHVLVISRARRRLRSSSTGDNIRDPEMESRRKSLVLLLVISGNFILFWGVYMIYNIWGRMYDLGHQSSFPPSSLQELGFMLQLCSCCTNTTLYAVTQTKFREQLKKTVKVPFTLLANFLS from the coding sequence TGAACGTGCTGACGATTGTGGTTCTGTCCCGGGGTAGGTGCGGTCTCTCGACCAGCGTCACTCACTACCTCGTGTCGATGGCAGCGGCGGATCTAATGGTCGTTGTCCTCGACTTGGTCTTGAAGCAGATACCCATGGCCTATCGGGAACAGTTCAGCTTCCTGTTGGCCGTCCATGTGTGTAACATTCACGCCGTCCTGCTCTACGCCGCCACCGACTGTTCTGTCTGGTTCACGGTCGCTTTCACCTTTGATAGATTCGTGCACATTTGTTGTCAGAAGCTGAGAACAAAATACTGCTCCGGTAGAACGGCGGCTGTGACTCTGGGGTCAGTGATAATGCTGAGCTGCTTAAAAAATATTTTCTGGTATTTTATGTTCACAGGTGAATACCACCTGTACTATCACCCCTGGTTTTGTAGGGAAAGAGACGGTGTTCTGCGCTCACCAGTCTGGGCAGTGATCGAATGCTTCCATTTTCTCCTCACCCCGGGAGTTCCATTTTGTCTTATCTTGCTGCTCAATGTCTTTACGACTAGACACGTTCTCGTGATCAGCAGAGCCCGAAGACGGCTGCGGTCCTCCAGCACCGGAGACAACATCAGAGACCCAGAGATGGAGAGCCGGAGGAAGTCCCTCGTTCTACTGCTTGTTATATCAGGCAATTTCATCCTGTTTTGGGGCGTTTATATGATATACAACATCTGGGGCAGAATGTATGACCTGGGACACCAATCCTCATTCCCACCTAGTTCTCTCCAAGAGCTAGGCTTCATGCTGCAGCTCTGCAGTTGCTGCACCAACACTACTCTTTATGCCGTCACTCAGACTAAGTTCAGAGAGCAGCTGAAGAAGACGGTGAAAGTCCCATTTACTCTTCTTGCGAACTTCCTTTCATGA